CCGATCACCTTCCAGCCGACCCAGGACCAGGAAAGCTCGACTGCGACGATCGAAATGGTGCCCGGCACCACGCTCGAGCAGACCGAAGCCGTGGTCGCCCGCGTCGCCGAGCGGCTGCGCAAGGAGCCCGATGTCGAGAACATCTATTCGCGCGCGTTCGTCGGCAATGGCCGCGTCGTGGCGATCTACAAGGAAGACAAGAAGGAAACGAGCGACGAGTTCGAGCGCCGCGTCGCGCCCGACCTGCTCGCCATCGCCGACGCGCGCGTCGGCTTCCGCTCGCAACAGGGCTGGGGCGGCAGCGGCCGCGCACTGACCATCACGCTGGGCGGCGCCGATCCCGAAGCGCTGAACCAGACCGCGTTCACGCTGGTCGAGCAGATGGCCGGTCTCAAGTCGGTGATCGCCCCGCGCATCTCGGGCGATCTCAAGCGGCCTGAAATCGTGATCAAGCCGCGTTTCGATCTGGCCGCGAACATGGGCGTCACCACCCAGGCGCTCAGCTCGGCGATCCGCATCGCGACGCTGGGCGATATCGACCAGAACAGCGCGCGCTTCTCGCTGAGCGATCGTCAGATCCCGATCCGCGTCGCGCTCGAAGAAAGCGCCCGCGAACGCCTCTCGACGATCCAGAACCTGCCGGTCGCCACCCAGTCGGGCGGCTCGGTGCCGCTGCGGGTGATCGCCGACATCAGCTTCGGCGCGGGCCCGACCCGCATCGAGCGGCTCAACCTGCAGCGCCGGATCATCGTCGGCGCCGACATCGCGATCGATCCCAAGACCGGCAAGCCGTTCGTGACCAGCGAGATCATGAAGCAGATCGACAATCTGCCGATCATGAAGAACCTGCCCACGGGCGTCGGCAAGCTGACCGTCGGATCGGCCAAGTGGCAGGCGGAGATGCTCAACAACTTCTTCATCGCGCTGGCGGCGGGCATCTTCCTCGTCTTCGCGGTGCTGGTGCTGCTGTATCGCCGCTTCATGTCGCCGCTGGTGAACATGGGTTCGCTGCTCCTCGCGCCGCTGGGCGGGTTGCTCGCGCTGATGGCGTTCGGCCAGCCGCTGTCGCTGCCGGTGTTCATCGGCATCCTCATGCTCTTCGGCATCGTCGCGAAGAACTCGATCCTGCTGATCGACTTCGCGATCGAGGAGATGGAGAAGGGCGTCGACAAGTTCACCGCGATCCTCGACGCCGGGCACAAGCGCGCCCAGCCGATCGTGATGACCACCGTCGCGATGGTCGCGGGCATGGTGCCCACCGCCATCTCGCTCTCGGGCGACAATGCGTGGCGTCAGCCGATGGGCATCGTCGTGATCGGCGGCCTGATCCTGTCGACCATCCTCACCCTCGTCATCGTGCCGGCCAGCTTCAGCCTGGCGGTGGGCGTCGAAATGTGGCTCGGGCCGAAGCTGCGCAAGACGCTGCTCACCTACAAGCCCGGCGACGAGCATGGCGGCGGCGAGCTGATCGAGCAGCGCGGCGGGCATATCGACTACAAGCCCGAAAGCCCCAAGCCGGCCGAGTGATCTCCGGTCCGGTGAACCTAAAGCGGTCTCGACGATTGGGATGCGTGTGAACCTGTTCGCACGCATCCCCCGACGGGCCGACCCCGTCCCTGCCGGCCTCCGCCGGATGCGCATGGTCGCCACGGGCATGCTGGTGGCGATGGCGGCGGTCTTCATCGCCGCGCGCGCGATCGGTCCCGTCCACCCCGTCATCGGCTTTATCCGCGCCTTCGCCGAAGCCGCGATGGTCGGCGGGCTGGCCGACTGGTTCGCGGTCACCGCGCTGTTCCGCCATCCGCTCGGCCTGCCGATCCCGCACACCGCGATCATCCCGCGCAACAAGGATCGCATCGCCAGCACCCTCGCCGCCTTCCTGCGCGACAATTTCCTTACCCCTGGCGTCGTCGCCCGGCGGATGCGCCGCGTCGACGTGGCGGGCGCTGCCGGACGCTGGCTCGCCAGCCCGCCACAGGGCCGCGGCCGGATCGGTACCGGCGCCTCTCGCCTCGCCGCCGATCTGCTCGAATCGCTCGATCAGGAGCGGCTGGGCGGCATGGTGAAGGGCGCGGTGGCCAGTCGGCTGCGCGCGATCGAGATCGCTCCGCTGGCCGGACAGGCGCTCACCGCCGCCATCGCCAGCGACCGCCACATCCCCCTGCTCGACGGCATGATCCGCTGGGCGGCGAAGATCCTCGATTCGAACGAGCATCTGATCCGCGAGATGGTCCATGCCCGCGCGGGAGGCATCATGCGCTGGACCGGCCTGGACGAGACGCTGGCCAACAAGATCATCTCGGGCCTCGACAAGCTGATCAACGACATGGCCGAGGATGCGAACCACCCCTTGCGCGCCAAGGCCGAGGAGGGCCTCGTCACCCTCGCCCGCGACCTCCAGCACAAGCCCGAGCTGCGCGCGAAAGTGGAAGCGTTCAAGAACGAGATGCTGGAGAATGTCGCCTTTCAGCGCTGGACCGAGGGGCTGTGGGAAAGCAGCCGCGCCGCCCTGCTGCGCGCCGCGCGCGATCCCGAACGCGTCATGGCCGGACGCCTGGGCGATGCGCTGAAGCAGTTCGGCGAGACCATCCAGCACGACCGCCGCCTGGCCGATACGATCAACCGCTTCGCGCGCCGCACCGCCGTGGGCGCGGCAGCCGATTATGGCGACGGCATCGTCAAGCTGGTGTCGGAAACGATCAAGGGCTGGGATGCGGAGACCGTCACCGGCCGCCTCGAAAACGCCGTGGGCAAGGACCTGCAATATATCCGCATCAACGGCACTTTGGTCGGCGGCCTGGTCGGCGTGACGATCCATGCGGTGGATACGCTGCTCTGACGCTGCGGTCCCGCCGGCGCCGGAGCGCGGATACTTACCGCCAGTCCAGCACCGGCCACCCCCGGGCCTTCGCCAGCGCGACCAGCGGCGCATGCGCGTTCACCGCGAAGCCTTCGTCGGCCCATTCGAGCAACGGCGCGTCGCTGACATGGTCCGAATAGGCGCGCACCTGTGCTTCGCCGCGTGCGATCCCCTGATCCGCCAGCCATTTCTCGACCATGCGGAGCTTTGCCGGCCCGTAACAGTTCTCACCTTCGATCTCCGAAAGGACCCGCCCCTGCCCGTCCCGCTTCGCACCCGTCGCGATGACATCGTCGAACCCCAGCCGCGCGCCGATCGCCGCGGCGTAATAGCCGTGCGACGCCGTCGCCAGCACCAGCCGGTATCCCGCCGCGCGATCCTCCGCGATCCGCGCCAGCGCAGGCGCCAGCACGTTTCCGGCCATCACCGCATCGGCATAGGCTTCG
The sequence above is drawn from the Sphingomonas sp. G-3-2-10 genome and encodes:
- a CDS encoding DUF445 domain-containing protein: MRMVATGMLVAMAAVFIAARAIGPVHPVIGFIRAFAEAAMVGGLADWFAVTALFRHPLGLPIPHTAIIPRNKDRIASTLAAFLRDNFLTPGVVARRMRRVDVAGAAGRWLASPPQGRGRIGTGASRLAADLLESLDQERLGGMVKGAVASRLRAIEIAPLAGQALTAAIASDRHIPLLDGMIRWAAKILDSNEHLIREMVHARAGGIMRWTGLDETLANKIISGLDKLINDMAEDANHPLRAKAEEGLVTLARDLQHKPELRAKVEAFKNEMLENVAFQRWTEGLWESSRAALLRAARDPERVMAGRLGDALKQFGETIQHDRRLADTINRFARRTAVGAAADYGDGIVKLVSETIKGWDAETVTGRLENAVGKDLQYIRINGTLVGGLVGVTIHAVDTLL
- a CDS encoding HAD-IB family hydrolase; the encoded protein is MNRLAIYDMDKTITRAPTWTAFLIHAAKARAPWRLALLPAAGLAGFGYLLKLIDRAGLKQATHRMMVGKALPEAELRDVAEAYADAVMAGNVLAPALARIAEDRAAGYRLVLATASHGYYAAAIGARLGFDDVIATGAKRDGQGRVLSEIEGENCYGPAKLRMVEKWLADQGIARGEAQVRAYSDHVSDAPLLEWADEGFAVNAHAPLVALAKARGWPVLDWR